TTATAATTCATTTGGAAAAGTAAGACATCCAATTCAAATCCCGAAATTCCTAGCACCTTGTACAGATGGTAGGAGTCCACTGCTACATCCCCGGTGCTTCTGTCGGCGATTTTATCTGCCAAGATCAGAAAGAGTTTTTAAGAATTAGGATAAAAAAAGTTCACTGCATATCGGTTCTTGTCACTCAATTCAAATGCGTTCTTTTTAGCTTATGAAAAGAAAGGCTTTTGCGTGCATAAAGAAGTAACGAAACATAAGCGCGCATGCCTGGTTGCTGGTGTGTGAAGGTGTCCCAGATACTTTGTCCTTTGCCACCCTCCTTCGCACCACCCTCATACTGCATTAGAATGCCCACAACAGGTCAAAACAGAAACATGCAATAAATATTGAGAAGTAATTAATTGGCAGATCAGGTATATGGTCTAATATCTGCCTGGTAACAGCTGCAaatttcaattttattttctccCATCATACCATCTGTCGGTGCATGCATTTTTCCGGCACACAAATTGCATACATGTTAAGGTTCTGAAGGAACTTATTTTGGACTCCAACAACGAGCTCGTATCCTTCTATCAGGTTATGATTTTACTACTTGTCATCTATGCGAAATGTTCATCGTCCTGACTCCTGAGAAATTAGAAACGTGTATACTCCGGCATTATACGGCGCAGATGATCAGGGACAGGACTCAGATGACCCCATAAATTTACTGACAAAAGAAGAAAACCATTGCCGGCCATTACGGCGAATATCAGTGAACTTCTCTGTCTACCTGATAGGCCGATGAGGATGTCCCGAAGACGAATCCCTTAGGGAAGCTTCTCCTGCTGATCGGCGGCGTgccggctgtatcatagccagCGTAGGCGCCAGAAGCGACAGCTACAAGGACAACTGCAAGCAGCAGACGAGCACCGGACATGGCGGCAGCTACGCTCGCGGCCGTTTGGTGCACTGTCGCAGTGCCGCGAGAGAGCTAAGCTGCGCTGTTATAAGTGATTGGCTAGGTTGATCTCCTTTGGCACCTCCATATATAGTGAAATGTCCATGAAGATCGGAAGGTTGAAGACTTGGCTGCGGGGACAGGGACTGGGACTGGGACAGGGACCCCGGACGGCATCCTATTTTATCCGACCGAGCCAGTGAGCCGCTCCCTGCTGGTCCCGGAAATTTCGCTGCATCGCTCAGATAAAGATGTCAGCGTGAATGGAGCAAAGGGACGGAAGCATCACCTCATGTTTTTCACTCTTCTTGCGCTGTCAGGACGCGGCTGGCGCAATGAAGGTTCTGAATTAATCGTCGGCCCTCGGTCtgtgctagctgctgctgctgctgcctgtgaTGGCGACCTTCCTTCGTCCTATGTTTTGCCGACGACGCTTGCTACAGTTGGCAGAATTTGCCAATCCAGTTTCAGTTGGTTTGCGCCGGGCTCCTCCCATCCACCAATGCAGCCTCCCCTCTATATTTCTCAGGTGTATGAATGGTTACAGACGCGCAGATATTCACATACACGCACAAACACTCCCTACGAATACATGCATGCAACTGTACCctctatgagcacctccgagaGATGTGGACGGATGGATCTTAAGATTGGTGAAATCACCACTTGCAAGTTGCGGCACGTCGCCTACCCTAAAAGTACAATGCAGCTAATTCCTTAAATAAATTCATGAAATACGAACACAGAACACAGATATCTTATTTGCCGTGATCTACGAAAAGTATCCCCCTCCACGGGGAAGAGGATGGGAAAAGTTTGTGCACTCAGAGCGATTGCTTTCAATAATCAATATTTGTCACGGCTCATCTTCCTCAACACTCAGGTGCCTTCATTCATCGTCATCGCTCTCATCATGCATCTTCGTCATCAACACCGCACCTTGTGGATGTAGACAGCAGTGCTACAAGGACATTTCCTTGAACGGTGGATGGAGTATACAATTATATACAACACCACCACGGCCTGCCCTGTCCGTCCCTACTATTTCGCTCTCAACCCGTAATAACTCAAGAGCTGTCCGAAAGCTCCATTTTTGCACAAACCAACCGAAAAACATTAAGACACACGTCGTCCTGGGCAAGATAGTGAAGGAACTTTTGCTTGCCGCGCGCCCGGCATGACCGACGCGCGCTCATCTTTACACCGCAACAAACGCACGTTTTGGATCGGTCGGCTGACATCCTAGTCCTAGATGTGGTGTGTGGGAGACGCCCACGGAGCACAGTTACAATGACAGGGACATGGACGATGGACACGGCATCGTATATATGCTAGATGCATGGGCATATAAAAATTCGAGAAACGCAGGACGGCATCTCCTTTAATTTGCTAGATTTATGGGAATATAATAGTTCTAAAAAAAGGTTGAAAGGTCCATTTGTGTTGGGGAATCGTTAGGGCAcatcactttttttttggtCTCGTATTGTTGATAGATGCAGAGATGAAGGTTTTTCTTCCGACGGACCAAGCAAGATATAAACAATTATACGAGGACCTCTAGGTTTAGTAGTCCATAGAGTGCAAGAGGCTATCTACAAAGTATTTATTGGGCTTGCAATCTAAACTCTTTTGAGAAATGCATGTGCAAGGCATCACATCATCTAAGAGATTTTTTTCAGGAAATAACCTCTGAGCGAAAGAAGTTAAAAACATGTGTAGTAGATCATGGTTAGCTTAGCTGAAAAAAAGAGAGGTGgtgttagattttttttaataaaggaaATAGTTTCAACCTCTACGACCGCAAACAGCTAAGCAGCCCACAGAGATGTGTTAGCTTTTGAGGAATCATTGAAGCTCTATTATTTAGTTTGGTGACCAGTATGTTAACTCTTTGTTGTTTTTTAGTTTGAGCAATATAGGGATATTTTTCTACCACAGGTGGAGAGGTGTGCTTGAAGCCACAGGTGATTGTTCAGGTTAGTACTGTAATTTAATTTCAGCTTCTTGTCATGTCCCTTTTGTTTAGTGGCAGCTGAATCGATCAAATCATTTTTATATTGTGATAGGAACAATTGTTTCCTGTGAACCATGCACGAGCATGTCATGGTGTTGATCTAATTTTGAATCTAAAAATTAATGGTAAGAGATAATATTATGAAATGAATGAAAATGTGGCTTTTGCTACTGTATTGTAAAAAATCTTCTTTATTGAACATCTAAGAAATTATGCACAATTGGAAATTGCAGGCAGAGCATGCATAACAAGTAACAAACGGGCCCCTTAGCTCTTATTATTCCAGCAAATCGCATGATTTAGTTTGCTCACTGAACTGAACTGAGCTCAACTCCCGCACTTTATTTCCAGAAAAGAACAAGCGCACTGCTTGAAACGGCACAGAACACATGCGGCAGCGCCTAAGTATGAGATGCTACCATTATTTCCCATAACGGGACGCTTATTTCTGCAAGAATTTTCTGAACCAATGCGCGGAATTCTTGGGGTATCGCTTCAATCCATCATTGTAGTCCACGAAGTTTATCCCAAATCGGACCGTGAAGGCATCCCTCCACTCGAAGTTATCGAGCAACGACCATGCAAAGTACCCTTTCACGTTTGCTCCatctctgcaaaaaaaaaaagtcagatGCGAGACGGTCGAGTCACGGGCATCTTCATATTCAGTGATACTAGAGTATGCTCATGACTAATTTGCTCTGACCTTATAGCACTTAACAGCGCAAGAAGGTGCTTCTGGTAGTACTCTATCCTGATGTCATCCTTCAGGGCTTCATGTAGTGGCAGGCTGTTGTTGGTGGCTTCATCAACGCCTAAAGACAGGGTGAGGGAGGGATATCTTCAGACAATTTCTGTTTTTAGTTCTTCTTTCTGTGTTGTACTACAGTGGTGAGTTGAATGCAAAAGGAGATGGTACTAAACGACAGTATTACCATTTTCAGTGATGTAGATGGTAGGATTTCCATAGGTTTCCTTCACATAGAGCAGTAGCTCACGGAAGCCTTGAGGGTAGATGTAGAGCGAAGGTGAAGCAGCCTACAATTGCATACATGTATTCCACTTCTTGAAATGAATCATCACACATAAAATGGGAAGGGAAGTTACTGCTGGAGAATTGAAGTGGTTGTTTGGAGACATGACTAGTTACCTGACGACCAATAAGGAAACCATTCCGAACACCTAATATAAGATGATGTCAGTACGTATCAGAAGAAACTGAACAAGGAATAATGCATGCAGTTCCAAACCGAATCTCAACCTTGCTCAAAATAATTTAGTGCAGCAGAGGCTGTAGAGACAATACTCTTGATCGAATTCAAAGGCTCTTCATTAACATTAGATTAACAAGAACAGATGGTTGTCGACACTTTGTTGACTCACCAGTAGTATTAGCTTGAGAGTCTGTGTTATAGCTCTTGTTCAGGGATGGAGGAACGTCCTTAGTGTAGTATCCCGTGTAGTAGTTGAGCCCGATGAAATCGAATGCACCCTTGACCAACTCAGATTGTTCTTTTGTGAATCTTGGAAGGCGATCTCCCACCAACCTTCTCATGTTTAGTGGGTAGTCTCCTCTAATGAGGGGGTCCATGGACCTTCAAGAGTATTCCCAGTAAAATATGCATCTTGTTATAAGTTttgatttgttttgatgaaaTTTTGCAAGGGTCACCTAGAATATACCATCCAAGCATGAAATCTACTTGACGTCTCGCTGCTGCAACATCGGATTTGGAACGGGAGAAGGGAGTAAACCAATGTGAGACTAAAGTTATTCCAATCTTACCCTTCTGTACACCCTGCATTCAATATGTCATGCAATTGTGAGAGATCAAAATCGTGGTCAAAAAAGGATTTTTTTCCCGATACGAGACTTTACCCCATTTCCATTACGACGAACGGAAATACCAAGGTTTGGCTACAAAAGGAATTCATTTGGCTAACAGAGTATATTCTCCAAAACTTGCTCCTTTAAATAACATATTCCATTTATTCTTACTGAATGTTTGCATCACGTACACCTGAGGCAGGATTTATTGTTGAGAGCATAGAAGAAGTTTCCATACAGACACAACTAACTATATTACTAGCTATATACATACATCTTGTAGGATTCAATTAAGTTTCTGATGTGCAAGTTCCGAATATATCCATAGTCCCATACACTAGAAGATGACTTTGGCTAACCTGAAATAATTAACTAGGCCACTGAAAAAAACTGAAATAGCTAATTCCTGTTATTATAGTCCATCTATCACTTTTCTATAAAACCCAAGTTGGTTCTGATGAAGTCACGAACTAACTATGGACATAGATTTGACATACTCTAAAAATTTATAATCCAAAAAACCCTTGTCTGCTGGAGGTCTTCGAAAAGAAATAAGAGAAAAAATCAGTTAGTAAATTAGATGACTCAACTTCCCCACTTTTACACTAGACCCAATCGAAACTAAACTCAGAAGATAAATTAAAGATCAAAGTCAAATTTGGATAGTCCAAATTGATGTATTATTCATTCAACAATTGCAACTGTGTTGAGAGTGCATTTATTTCTGACCTGGTATTTTTCCTTATACAAACGAGCTGCTTCTGCATGGGCAAGGAGCTGATAATGACATGCAGTGTAAGGTTCCCTTCCTGAATCCCCAACGCTGCACTTGCCCTCCTCCCATGATGAGCACCGGGCTGGTGGAAATGTGCCGGATGCATAGCCCACAGAGCAGAAGGTCCACGGCTCATTGAAAGTGATCCAATGCTTCACTCGGTCCCCAAACTCTCTGAAGCAGACTTCAGCATAGTCCTTATAGTCATTGCTGCAATAGTTACAGTTTTGTTTAGTGGGCGACTTCTATGTGCAAACAACATCAAAGCATACATGATCAAAGTGCTACATCGAATTTGGGAAGCCAGTGTTCATATGGATAAGAGTTCATTCGTGCAATGCTTGCTGAACGAGGCCATCTTAATTGGTACAGTTCATGATGTTAATAATTATTGAAGCAAGTTGTTATAGTCCAATGCTTGCATTCATATTATTATGTTATACAAAAACAAGGCAGTTCAGATAGAATGAATCAATCTTTTTTTATGTCAATGAAACAATCTTATTGTACTCAACTAGTGTTTGTTAATGCTTTACTAAGGAGCAATTATTGTTTCTCAATCGTCTCGTCTCTTGGAACTGTGACTTAACATGACATTAGGATTAAGAAATTGTTGTCTGAAAAAGGACTGAGCAATAATTGTGACTCACATGATATTGGGACTAAGAAATCCTCCATATTTATCTTCTAATGCCTGAGGCGAGTCCCAGTGAAAAAGGGTCACAAATGGTTGTACCCCTGCAGATATGTGTAcacatgcatgttttttttaaaagctTCATGAGGCTAGAAATCCATCTGGTGGGTTAAGAAACAGTGTTATGGTCCTAGTGTATACCTTTCAACAGAAGCTCATCAATCAAATTGTTGTAGTATCTGACGCCTTCTCTGTTGACTCCACCGCTCAGACTTCCATCTGTCAAGAGATTCAGACTTTTAAGTTTGACTTTATCTACTTGGACATCGGAAGATATGAAAGACGATGCAGTAGCTCATCTGAACAAATAGGTCAAACTGACTTGGAAGAATTCTTGTCCATGAGATGGAGAACCTGTACGCATCCATTCCCATATCCTTCATGAGACGCACATCTTCCTGCAGTTTTTTTTCCCAGCAAGACCCTTTGGATGAGTTATGCaattataatatttttggtAAGCATCTGAAAGAAAATAAAGTCCCTAACACGAATTAGAGTGTATAATTCATTGAGTTTCTCAAAGAATCAACAAATTCAAAAGGCGGcatctgttttctttttcagaaaaCATCAAACTGAATTCTGACCTTGTAGAGATGGTAGGAATTCACAGCCACATCCCCATTGCTTCTGTTAGCGATTCTATCTGCCAAACCAAAAATTTGTTAAAATTTCAAAGATGGGTCTTTGTGTATTGTTTCTTGCCACTTAAAATTTAAGAAATTTGCTCCATTGGACTATTGTTTCATTAGTCATGTTCAATAAACTAAACTATGGGAAAAAAATAGAGATGAGCAGGCAGTGACCACTTGACTAATCCATGACTGAATGTTGGAGTACCTATCAATAATATGACGTTGTTTTTCGTCATGAAAGCAGGGTCAGATCTGGGAGTTTTCTTTCGTGTCAGGTATTTTCTTTGACGGTACCCAGTTTTCTCTGCCGTCTAGTCATCATCAGGGAAATGATATATTTCCTTGGGTGAACCGACAAACAAAGCTCTAACCTGTCTGTACCCAATGGTTTTCAAAAACCCTGATCACACTAAAATTTTCTATCAGGCAGCCACCAGAAAATTACCTTTAGGAAAATTATTTTTGCTGGGAAACCGACGTGCAATTCATATTTCTCTATCAAGCTATCTCTGATGGTATTGGCCCATCGTATGGCCGACAAAAATATTATTTCTGATGGTTTCCTACATTTTCTTGACGGTTTTAGCACACATGGAAATTTCCCTTTCCAGTGGTGCTAACTGACTAAACTGAGGCAAGATTTCTAAGCCATGGCTGCGACGGCATTAGGTTTCAATTTAGCCTCCATGTTTTGTTTATAGACACTCCTAAAGTCCCTGCTTCCTATAGAAATGAAACATGCCTGCGTGCTGATGAGTGAAGGTGTCCCAGATGCTTGGCCCTCTGCCCCCCTCTGCTGCACCCCCTTCGTACTGCGTGTGGACATCAGAGCAACTCGTCAGACGACCAtggcaaaaacaaaaacaacgcAAAAGTAAAGCCACGATCCGTAGAAGATTAGTGGGAAATGTGTAAATGTCCTACGATTATGAGTTAGAAAAGAGAAACTAATGCGCAAGAACGCCATGTAAGGACGACAAAGAAGTTCTTGCCTGATAGGCCGACGAGGCCGTCCCGAAGATGAACCCCTCAGGGAAGCTTCTCCGGTTCACCGGCGGCTGGCCGGCGCCATCGTAGTAGGCACCGGAGGCGACTGCCAGGAGGAGAAACGGAGGTAGAAGACGACCAAGAAGCATTGTTGCAGCCACCTTCGATGGGTGTGGCGGCAGGAGAGTGTGAGCTCGCGGAAAAGCTTCCGTTGGCACCCGTTATATGTAGGCTTGCGGAAAGGCTAGCTAACGTAACGCAATTTTCTGTTTCTCTTCCCCACCATGACAGCAGGGTTGCAGGACTGCAGGTACAGTACATGTGCAACTCTGGCAAGATACTACGTCGGCTAGCTCGTGCACGGCCAAATCGCGACAAGATTCTGATCCATGCATGAGCGATAACCACCCCGATAGGGACATGCACGTGCATATCTCGAGTAGGCAGCTGTCAGATAGTgtgtttgttaaaaaaaaaacagtcagATAGTGGACATATGCAGAAAAAATTGCTCGGGTTGCAGCGCTACGGCTGCTAACTGCTTTTAGTGCGAAAAAAATGGCTGCTAAAGCGCATCTCGATGAGATAAGATCGGTTAGATAGGTTATTTTAAGAGACATACTCccttctctctcacacacacatttGTTCATATCTTAACATAATACTCACGATATTTTCTTATGTTTATCAGTGTGACTACTTTATTTATCAATGGTCACGATATTTGTAATCCAATTCATAGTCTTTCCTTTTGCATTTCACCTCCATGTGTGTTTGAGATGTGTTTAGTTGAAACCATAGTTTGAgctatgtactccctccatcccaaattgtaagtcattccaagaatcttggagagtcaaaacatctcaagtttgatcaaaattatagagaaaattataaaaatttatgacatcaaataggtatactatgaaaatataattgatgaagaatctaatgatacttagttgacatcataaatgttattatattatcatataaatttggttaaacttgagatactttgactctccaagattcttggaatgacttacaatttaggatggaggaagtatttgACATGGAAATAGATATGCTCGTCACTTAATGCATACCCGTTGATCACCATGTTGACTCCATTGATTGACATATCATAAAGACAGTCATAGACATGTTTTCAAAATCCTCTCCCTACACCTTCACCACCTTCATAGACATGCTCGTGCAATCCCAAAGCTCCCGTATTAATTTGTCAACACCGTGTCAATATATCATTCATCATAAAAATGCGTCAACTGTGGTGCATTTCAACATTGTTctttaaaatgaaaaaaaagaggcaTGCTTGTAGTGGGCGAGATGGGCCAGCACACATGACCCAATTACCTTTTCTTTGATTTTTGTTTTACATTACATCGCATCGATCCTTTGTATCTACTTATGCGTGGCATATCATAAGACCATCGACTCGAATAAATTGGGGGTCACGCATCCCAAACTACTCCTTGTAAGCAAGGAGCAAGGCCTAAATGGCTTCTccagtgaaaaaaaaatctggttTCATTCAGCTTCCGGTTCATCTTTGCCTTGATTTACGAAATAGTGTGCATTGGCTTGCGAAAAGCAGGTGAATCTGGAGCCGGCTGGCAAAAACCCTTTCAAACGGGCCCTAATTAGATACAAATCCAACACCGTTTTCGCAAATTGGCCGCGCACGAGCTGCCTGAACAATCTGCCGACCACCTGAGGTAACGCGttgctcaaaagaaaaaaagaaaagcaagtgaacgtggtgaggaggtgaagacaggctcggctcggctccaCAGCGGTCGCGGCTGCTCGCGCTCGGCACGGCAGCAGCGGCGTCCCGCGCAGGCATCATTCTCCCCTCAAACCTTGTACGGTGCCGCTTGTGGGCTTGTGTAATTCAGGAGCTGAGACCTTGACATGCTGTCGTATGTGCCGGCCCATGGCTACAAGCCTACAAGACAGCCAGCTGCTCAACAGAGGATTTAAACATTCAGACCTGTCTGGTGTCTCTCTGAAATCTGAATCAACTTCAAACAGGGAACTTGTTCTTTATTATTGATTTATTGTGCATGGAGGATAATTTTCTTTTACACTGCAACAAGAGCACACTTTATTCAATTTTCTTGTTACCAGTCGACACTAATGCATGCTTATTGTTTAGCATTGTCTTCCATGCGACCATGCCTATTTCTTGAGGAACTCCTTGAACCAGTGTGCAGGGCTCTTGGGGTACTTCTTGAGGCCATCGGTGTAGTTGACGAAGTATATCCCGAACCGGACCGTGTGGCCGCTCGCTCACTCGAAGTTGTCCTGCAGCGACCACGCGAAGTATCCTTTCACGTTTGCCCCGTCCCTGCATGCAGTGACTCACTAGTCAGATGCGATGATGCACCATCATATCAGCTAGCAGCAAGTTGAAGTTTTCCGGCGTTTCTTTGCGTTGCATGAATGAACTGTACATGGACTACTGGAGCTCTGACCTTATAGCGCTTTCCAGGGCAAGGAGGTGCTTGTGGTGGTACTCTATCCTGGTGTCATCATTCAGGGCTTCCTGGAGAGGTAGACTCTGGTTGTTGACTTCATCAACTCCTGAAATACAGAGTAAAATATTTTCAGCTATCCTTCTCTGTCTGTCATTCTTCCTTGAAGAGCGAAGAAATAACCCAATCTACTGATAGCAAATTAAAGAAGCAAATGTATCAACAGAAGTTACCGTTTTCAGTGATATAGATCGGAGGATTGCCGTGGTTTTCCTTAACGTAAAGCAGCAGCTTACGGAAGCCTTGAGGGTCAATGTAGATCCAAGAAGTACCAGCCTGCATAAACCCCATTTATGGAAATGAATCGTCACACATAAGAgggagagcagagcagagcaaaaTTCCTAGTGCTTACTATCCCTTACCACACAGTAGCACCGCCAAATGTCATGAGAAATCACAATATtggtttgaaaataaaaatatatcaacagATCAAGCACATAATTGAAAAAGGAAATCAAGCTGTGAaggttttattttttattgaatATTTATGGACAGGAAGGCACATGTTGAACCAATGctgtaacatttttttttgttgataaaTTGTTCATAACTTTATTACTGGGAGCTGCTACCATGCTTTCGGAAGGGCATTATGAAATTGTGCTCAGGAGAGGGGAGATCACTGTTATTTCTATTATAATAATTTGCTTTGTATGTTTACCTGAGGACCTATAGGGACACCATTTCGCACACCTAACAATAAATAGAAGGAAGTTAGTACTTGTATATCGACAACAGAAAAGGAGGGAAATGCTTGTGCTTCCAAAACAATCTCAAATGTTGCTAAAGAAACATTTCAAGCAGATGATTCAATCTAATATATATGACATCCTTAGTTTTGTTAAAAAAGATTCTCTATTTTGTTCTAGAATTCTGCAACAATAAAATGTCATGTGGATTCAAATACTCTCTTCTTTAATATGAGATCAATAATAGGAACTAATGATCCTTGGATTCATTGAGGTGACACAAGGATCATTGAGGTGACTCACTGGTACGATTAGCCCGAGAATCAGTGGTATAGCTGAGGTTGAGGCCATTTGATGGAGGAAGGCTATCAACGTAGCTTGCAGTTTAGTAGTTGAGTCCGATGAAGTCGAATGCACCCTTGACCAACTCAGATTGTTCCTTTGTGAACCGCGGCAAGCATTTTCTTACCAATCTTCTCATGCTTAGTGGATAGTGAAATGAGGGGGTCTATAAACCTAAAGCACATTCCTATTAAAATTTTGATCCTACTACAAACTTTGACAATGACTCTTTTTTAGGGCAATATGGAATTTACCATCCAAACATGAAGTCTAAGGCATGTCTGGCTGCATGACCATCGGATTTAGATCGGGAGAAAGGAAGAAACCAATTTGTGACCAAAGTTATTCCAATCTTTCCCTTTTGCACAGCCTGCAATGTGACATTGAATATCTCAGACTAATGGTCGTTCGCCAAATAATGACATTCAATCTTTCCCCTCTGCTTAACCCTGTTTGCCACGATCGGAATGTCATTATTTGGCTAACAAACTAAGCAATACATTCTGGATACATGCTTATTTATCGAATAACCAATCACTCCCTCTGATGTTATATACGTCTATTAGGAAGGATGGTATCCAGTATGACACTTGGACTAATATCAATATAAATATGTTATATGTAATGTAAGTTTTTCATGATGAATTTGATTAGATCATTCTTATATTGTCAATCTATATGAAATAGTCATAAATAAAAATGACTAAGAACAAGCTTAAATGAATTTGTATTTGGAAATAGGATTCATCACGTTTTCAATTTATTAAGGCCCAAAACACTTGTAAACTTTAGAACCTCTGTTCTCCTATTAAACTGTACAACTTCTGAATATATCCATAGACTAGAAGAAATAGCTAGCTTCTGTACCATGTCAACCTATCCATTAAATTTCCGTTCACAAACATTGAAATATCAATCGACCACAAATCATCATTCCATCGGTTGTTCATAAGTTGCATCTGCATGAGAATTCATCACTTACCTGATATTTTTCTTTGTACAAACGGACGGTTTCTGCATGGGCGAGTATTAGATGGTGGCATGCAGTATGAAGGACCGGAACGTCGAGGGGGGTGGTGAATGGGAACCTTCAAAGTTGTTCTACACATGTGGAATGAGTCAATGTTAATTTATTCATTTCAACATGCAAAGACTCACATGAGCTACATGGTAAAGAAGCATTGCACTTTAACAAAATAACTTCATCTCTAGCCTTAGCAAGATCATTGTTCAAAGCAACACATGAATTACATGCCATAGAGGCATGGGCTTTCAACAAGTCATTTTAAGATTTTAAAGCATCATAATCAACTGAGAGCTCATCAAATAAGTTTCTACGACATTCAAGTTGCTTGTCACCAAGAAAGACATCTCTTTTCAATTTCTCATTTTCAATAAGCAAGGCATCACAAGATTTGCATAGCAAAGGTAAGTTAGACTTGCAAGAAGTTGAAGTATTCATATTAATATATTATCAAGTCTAGACATGTCCAAATTCTTCTTAAGCTCCATAATCGTCCTGCCATAAGCACAAAGGTGAGTGAACAAACCAATTATACCTTGGGAGAGTTTATCTTTACTCATGTTGTGAAGCTTGTGTCGAAGATCATCTTCTTGAGGCATCTTTTCCATTAAACGCATCAATGCCTTCgcttcatcatccttgttcagcTTATCACGCTTCTTTCTCCACTTGTGGTCATCCTTAGATGCAATCGTACCACCTAAGGACAAAGAACCAATAGAATAAGAGCTTGGTGCCATAACTCAAAGCACTGGTTAGAATTAGTCGAAAGCAAGCTCAAATCACGAAAACCAAATCCACAAGCAAAATCGCCCTTTCGCTTGTTGCTCCATGGATCACAAAGCCGATTAAGGTAGTATGATCCTTAACCAAGCTCTAATATCAATTGAAGGATCGGGATGGACGACTAGatgggggtgaatgggagcctttaTAAATTCTCTCCAAGAATAAGGCCTACATCCCGATTGCCATCCCAAACACACCTCGCGTCTAATCACcaagatgacaca
This portion of the Setaria viridis chromosome 7, Setaria_viridis_v4.0, whole genome shotgun sequence genome encodes:
- the LOC117862917 gene encoding beta-glucosidase 12; this encodes MLLGRLLPPFLLLAVASGAYYDGAGQPPVNRRSFPEGFIFGTASSAYQYEGGAAEGGRGPSIWDTFTHQHADRIANRSNGDVAVNSYHLYKEDVRLMKDMGMDAYRFSISWTRILPNGSLSGGVNREGVRYYNNLIDELLLKGVQPFVTLFHWDSPQALEDKYGGFLSPNIINDYKDYAEVCFREFGDRVKHWITFNEPWTFCSVGYASGTFPPARCSSWEEGKCSVGDSGREPYTACHYQLLAHAEAARLYKEKYQGVQKGKIGITLVSHWFTPFSRSKSDVAAARRQVDFMLGWSMDPLIRGDYPLNMRRLVGDRLPRFTKEQSELVKGAFDFIGLNYYTGYYTKDVPPSLNKSYNTDSQANTTGVRNGFLIGRQAASPSLYIYPQGFRELLLYVKETYGNPTIYITENGVDEATNNSLPLHEALKDDIRIEYYQKHLLALLSAIRDGANVKGYFAWSLLDNFEWRDAFTVRFGINFVDYNDGLKRYPKNSAHWFRKFLQK